One genomic segment of Candidatus Saccharimonas sp. includes these proteins:
- a CDS encoding excinuclease ABC subunit UvrC has protein sequence MNKQLSKKLKELPNSAGVYFHKNSKDEIIYVGKAANLKNRVRQYFQNSRGKDPKTEALVSEIAMTDWIEVETEIDALFLESEMIKRYKPQYNILLRDDKSPTYVRIGFRDKIPHVSFTKNPLDDLAEYFGPFYNSNAVKKSVRLLRRVFPYYLSEKMPARNSLDFQIGLTPGLENFEPNLPEYQQKMTEYKRNLRQLSRYLKGERKMLQLEIEKEMLDFANEQNFEMAAKKRNQLRDLSELGKQVIFSNEEFLDISKDHALAKLAEILSLEIPLRRIEAYDISHTGGENNVASMVVFTNGLSDKREYRKFKMTTGGNDDFLHMKEVLIRRFSKRNEKWGWPDLVLIDGGKGQLSAVREVLPRDILAIGIAKRDEEIIFDTQNPNLKTNWLDKNFEKNDRDFSVRREGDFLILNLHLLQSHSHGHARNLLGESNSEFSDLTKLFQRIRDEAHRFAINYHSNLRTKKQTQNALEKIDGVGIKTRAKLLREFGSLKKIREAPVQELSKIVGEKLAQKIKQNL, from the coding sequence ATGAACAAACAACTTTCGAAAAAGCTAAAAGAACTGCCAAATTCCGCTGGCGTTTATTTTCATAAAAATTCGAAAGATGAGATTATTTATGTTGGAAAAGCGGCAAATTTAAAAAATCGTGTGCGGCAATATTTTCAAAACTCGCGCGGAAAAGATCCAAAAACTGAAGCTTTGGTATCAGAAATTGCGATGACTGACTGGATTGAGGTTGAGACTGAAATTGATGCGCTATTTTTAGAGAGCGAGATGATTAAGCGCTACAAGCCACAGTACAACATACTTTTGCGGGATGATAAATCACCAACTTACGTGCGAATTGGTTTTCGTGACAAAATTCCGCATGTTAGTTTCACTAAAAATCCGCTTGATGATTTAGCAGAATATTTTGGCCCATTTTATAATTCTAATGCAGTGAAAAAATCGGTCCGATTGCTTCGAAGAGTCTTTCCGTATTATTTGAGTGAAAAAATGCCAGCTAGAAATAGTTTAGATTTTCAGATTGGTTTAACTCCTGGGCTGGAAAATTTTGAACCAAATTTGCCCGAATATCAACAAAAAATGACAGAATATAAACGTAATTTACGCCAGCTCTCGCGATATTTAAAAGGTGAGCGAAAAATGCTTCAGCTTGAAATTGAGAAAGAAATGCTCGATTTTGCGAATGAACAGAATTTCGAAATGGCTGCAAAAAAACGTAACCAACTGCGAGATTTAAGTGAGCTTGGTAAACAGGTTATTTTTTCGAACGAGGAATTTTTGGATATTTCAAAAGACCACGCATTAGCGAAATTGGCGGAAATTCTCTCGCTTGAAATTCCACTGAGGAGAATTGAGGCTTATGACATTTCGCACACTGGTGGAGAAAACAATGTGGCGTCGATGGTGGTTTTTACAAATGGGCTTAGCGACAAGCGAGAGTATCGAAAATTTAAAATGACAACTGGCGGAAATGATGATTTTCTTCATATGAAAGAAGTTTTAATACGGAGATTCTCGAAGCGAAACGAAAAATGGGGATGGCCTGATTTAGTTTTGATTGATGGTGGAAAAGGTCAATTAAGTGCAGTGCGAGAAGTTTTGCCAAGAGATATTTTAGCAATTGGAATTGCTAAGCGTGATGAAGAGATTATTTTTGATACGCAAAATCCAAACCTCAAAACTAATTGGTTAGATAAAAACTTCGAAAAAAATGATAGAGATTTTTCGGTTCGGCGAGAGGGCGATTTTTTGATACTAAATTTGCACCTTTTGCAAAGCCATTCACACGGCCACGCCCGCAACTTGCTAGGTGAAAGTAACTCAGAATTTAGTGATTTAACCAAGCTTTTCCAGCGGATTCGTGATGAAGCTCACCGATTTGCAATTAATTATCATTCTAATTTGCGAACTAAAAAGCAAACTCAGAATGCATTAGAAAAAATTGATGGTGTAGGAATAAAAACGCGGGCAAAATTATTGCGAGAATTTGGTTCGCTAAAGAAAATTCGCGAAGCCCCTGTGCAAGAGCTTTCGAAAATTGTTGGTGAAAAATTAGCTCAAAAAATTAAGCAAAATTTGTAA
- a CDS encoding YebC/PmpR family DNA-binding transcriptional regulator: MAGHNKWSKIKRQKGVNDAKRGAIFTRIGNQIAIAARGGADPDMNPSLALAIEKARAVNMPNANIERAIARAADKNSAILEEITYEGYGPNGIGLIIETATDNRNRTFPEVKTALVKNGGRIADAGSVMFQFTRKGVILVEATGEDALLEILDAGAEDAVEEDGEIMVYTDQKDLMKVRKELIEKGLTVKEAELQYVPNMEVEITDDETRAKVEKLMDALDDVDDVVNVHTNAKID; encoded by the coding sequence ATGGCTGGTCATAATAAATGGTCAAAAATTAAACGACAGAAAGGTGTAAATGATGCAAAACGGGGTGCAATTTTTACACGAATTGGAAATCAAATTGCAATTGCAGCTCGTGGTGGTGCTGATCCAGACATGAACCCAAGTTTGGCGCTGGCAATTGAAAAAGCTCGCGCTGTGAATATGCCAAATGCAAATATTGAGCGTGCAATTGCTCGCGCAGCAGATAAAAACTCGGCAATACTTGAGGAAATTACTTACGAAGGTTATGGCCCAAATGGAATTGGTTTGATTATTGAAACCGCAACCGACAACCGCAACCGAACTTTCCCTGAAGTTAAGACTGCTTTAGTAAAAAATGGTGGCCGAATTGCTGACGCGGGTAGTGTGATGTTTCAGTTTACTCGCAAAGGTGTAATTTTGGTTGAAGCAACGGGCGAAGACGCACTACTTGAAATTCTTGATGCTGGTGCAGAAGACGCGGTTGAAGAAGATGGCGAAATTATGGTTTATACCGACCAAAAAGATTTAATGAAAGTTCGAAAAGAACTAATTGAAAAAGGTTTAACTGTAAAAGAAGCCGAACTTCAATACGTGCCAAATATGGAAGTTGAAATCACTGACGACGAAACTCGTGCGAAAGTTGAAAAATTGATGGATGCACTTGACGACGTTGATGACGTGGTGAATGTTCATACGAACGCTAAAATAGATTAA
- a CDS encoding DUF2268 domain-containing protein, with protein MFNLIFNSDISNSLKTKIHNYFEKYNNAFLQYFPKMSDVDIYFSHAQKANPEISKNQKVWGIAQLKDNFMEFVIFEDDFSEADFVQNIFHELNHVFRGFYERNFWLMVDIVTEGLAVSFEKQVRTETGIFWKDKPFYYFENEKAMILKRLAEAIDICENKKDYNYNAWLYNFNGENPDFPHNLGYKIGDFLVGEYCKFHKIKPIEAVRIPTMEFIKFAKKEILKCEK; from the coding sequence ATGTTTAATTTAATTTTTAATTCTGATATAAGTAATTCGCTAAAAACTAAAATTCATAATTATTTTGAAAAATATAATAATGCTTTTTTGCAATATTTTCCAAAAATGAGTGATGTAGATATTTATTTTTCACATGCTCAAAAGGCTAACCCAGAGATAAGTAAAAACCAAAAAGTTTGGGGTATTGCTCAGCTTAAAGATAATTTTATGGAGTTTGTAATCTTTGAAGATGATTTTTCTGAAGCAGACTTTGTTCAGAATATTTTTCACGAATTAAATCATGTATTTCGAGGTTTTTATGAACGTAATTTTTGGTTAATGGTGGATATTGTTACTGAGGGTTTAGCGGTAAGTTTTGAGAAACAAGTTAGAACTGAAACTGGCATTTTCTGGAAAGACAAGCCGTTTTACTATTTCGAAAACGAAAAGGCGATGATCTTAAAGCGGCTTGCTGAAGCAATTGATATTTGCGAAAATAAAAAAGACTATAATTATAATGCATGGCTATATAATTTTAATGGTGAAAATCCTGATTTTCCGCACAATTTGGGCTATAAAATTGGTGATTTTTTGGTTGGCGAATATTGCAAATTTCATAAGATTAAACCGATCGAAGCTGTACGAATTCCAACAATGGAATTTATTAAATTTGCCAAAAAGGAGATTTTAAAATGCGAAAAATAA
- a CDS encoding phosphoketolase family protein has product MNSGQNLKNIKKFIRAANYLTVSQIFLQDNFLLERELKFDDIKPRLLGHWGSCPGVNHVYAHLLNIQKQLDFAKSGLKTAFMLGPGHAFPALQANLFIEETLSKIDKNAVRNLQGIAYISKNFSWPGGFPSHASPFTPGVILEGGELGYSLSTAFGAVLDNPNLVMTTLIGDGEAETGPIAAAWHLNKLINPVENGVVLPILHLNGYKISGPTIFGSMSDFELIQFFHGAGWEPKIVDEYSAEDFDFELSKVFSSAFRDISRIKFGRKNGFVRLPMIIMRSKKGSSGVAENNGEKIEGNSLAHQVPLLNAKSDEKELKKLEEWLKSYKFEELFDFEKGEFKPWLDDFLPEKSSRIGQNRFVDANLNFAELRLPEIRERISEKSLTMNAVGDFLKEVFKKNPENFRFFSPDETYSNKLDAIFKVTSRSWQREIKPWEKDLAKNGRVTEILSEHSLQGLLQGYILTGRHGVLTSYEAFAPIISSMMDQYAKFLAQSKEVKWRGDLASLNYILTSTGWRQDHNGFSHQNPSFIDEVLRRENGIGQIFLPADDNSAVVAISKMLKSRNNINVLVAGKTPEPRYFSLESAQKQLENGGIFVFDSWKNQEITDWNLITEDDEPDLILAASGDYVFKETVAALQVLLHDVPQVKIRLVYTQALCGKGIGTFENTLSKSIFVKIFTKDKPVIFTFHGYAKTLKSILFDYENPARIQINGYEEKGSTTTPFDMLARNRVSRYDIAVRALNLVNKGAEVFEKLAIEYQKRQNDDLHFARENSVDAPEIEDWEYSSFSN; this is encoded by the coding sequence ATGAATAGTGGGCAAAATCTTAAAAATATTAAAAAGTTTATTCGTGCGGCGAATTATTTAACGGTTTCGCAAATTTTTTTGCAAGACAATTTTTTATTAGAGCGAGAGCTGAAATTTGATGATATTAAACCACGCCTTCTTGGTCATTGGGGTAGCTGCCCCGGTGTAAATCATGTTTACGCTCATCTTTTAAATATTCAAAAACAGCTTGATTTTGCTAAAAGCGGCTTGAAGACAGCATTTATGCTTGGGCCTGGCCATGCTTTTCCAGCACTTCAAGCAAATCTTTTTATTGAAGAAACTCTTTCTAAGATCGATAAAAATGCAGTTCGAAATTTACAAGGCATTGCTTATATTTCGAAAAACTTTTCTTGGCCAGGTGGTTTCCCATCGCATGCAAGCCCTTTTACACCAGGTGTAATTCTTGAAGGCGGTGAGCTTGGTTATTCGCTCTCAACTGCTTTTGGGGCGGTTTTGGATAACCCGAATCTTGTAATGACCACTTTAATTGGTGATGGCGAGGCTGAAACTGGCCCAATTGCTGCAGCTTGGCATTTAAATAAATTAATAAATCCAGTTGAAAATGGAGTAGTTTTGCCTATTTTACATTTGAATGGTTATAAAATTTCTGGTCCGACAATCTTTGGCTCGATGAGTGACTTTGAATTGATTCAATTTTTTCACGGAGCGGGCTGGGAACCAAAAATTGTTGATGAATATTCTGCCGAAGATTTCGATTTTGAACTTTCGAAAGTTTTTTCGAGTGCTTTTCGAGATATTTCACGAATAAAATTTGGCCGAAAAAACGGTTTTGTGCGGCTACCAATGATTATTATGCGAAGCAAAAAGGGAAGCTCCGGTGTTGCTGAAAATAATGGTGAAAAAATCGAAGGAAATTCGCTTGCTCATCAAGTTCCGCTTTTAAATGCCAAGAGCGATGAAAAAGAGCTTAAAAAACTTGAAGAATGGTTGAAATCTTATAAATTCGAAGAGCTTTTTGATTTTGAAAAAGGTGAATTTAAGCCTTGGCTTGATGATTTTTTACCGGAAAAATCAAGCAGAATTGGGCAAAATCGTTTTGTTGATGCAAATTTGAATTTTGCAGAATTAAGATTGCCAGAAATTCGTGAAAGAATAAGTGAAAAATCACTCACAATGAATGCAGTTGGCGATTTTTTGAAAGAAGTTTTCAAAAAAAATCCAGAGAACTTCCGCTTCTTTAGTCCTGATGAAACTTATTCAAATAAATTAGATGCTATTTTTAAAGTAACTTCACGTTCTTGGCAGCGAGAAATTAAACCGTGGGAAAAAGATTTGGCGAAAAACGGTCGCGTGACGGAAATTTTGAGTGAGCATTCCTTACAGGGGCTTTTGCAGGGCTATATTTTAACAGGGCGACACGGAGTTTTAACTTCTTATGAAGCCTTTGCACCGATTATTTCTTCAATGATGGATCAATACGCGAAGTTCTTAGCTCAATCTAAAGAAGTAAAATGGCGAGGTGATCTGGCAAGTTTAAACTATATTTTAACTTCAACTGGTTGGCGGCAAGACCACAATGGATTTTCGCACCAAAATCCAAGTTTTATTGATGAAGTTTTACGCCGTGAAAATGGAATCGGGCAGATTTTTTTGCCAGCAGACGATAATTCAGCAGTTGTAGCGATTTCGAAAATGCTAAAATCCCGAAATAATATTAACGTTTTGGTTGCAGGAAAAACGCCTGAACCAAGATATTTTTCTCTTGAAAGTGCACAAAAACAGCTTGAAAATGGCGGAATATTTGTTTTTGATTCTTGGAAGAATCAGGAAATTACAGATTGGAATTTAATTACAGAAGATGATGAGCCAGATTTAATTTTGGCGGCAAGTGGTGATTATGTTTTTAAGGAAACAGTTGCGGCGCTCCAAGTTTTACTTCATGATGTACCGCAAGTTAAAATTCGCTTGGTTTATACTCAAGCACTTTGCGGAAAAGGAATTGGAACTTTCGAAAATACACTTTCGAAAAGCATTTTTGTGAAGATTTTTACCAAAGATAAGCCGGTTATATTTACTTTTCATGGATATGCTAAAACTCTCAAATCGATTTTATTTGATTATGAAAATCCAGCACGTATTCAAATTAATGGATATGAAGAAAAAGGCTCAACAACAACACCTTTTGATATGTTAGCGAGAAATAGGGTGTCGCGATATGATATTGCAGTGAGGGCCTTAAATTTGGTTAATAAAGGCGCTGAAGTTTTTGAAAAACTTGCAATAGAATATCAAAAACGCCAAAATGATGATTTACACTTTGCGCGAGAAAATTCAGTAGATGCGCCAGAGATTGAGGATTGGGAGTATTCGAGTTTTTCTAATTGA
- a CDS encoding transcriptional regulator, with product MNITPRQTQILVAIIEQYAEVASPVGSVTLAKLFNVSSATIRSEMAKLEDLGLITQPHTSAGRIPTDKGYRFYVNRLTAQSEGEDEQILLNANNSKDSLRGFRAISSRVSAQNDRADHAIRSAVDSLVELTGNLGLATIGDQLYINGIYNLFSQPEFESGEAVQSVAQLLDNLEPWLREVTPNEPLNVYIGSENPIGKSSGASLIISKFESPFSENSYIGVLGPTRQNYGKVVRLVQKTGEFLEEIL from the coding sequence ATGAATATTACACCACGACAAACGCAAATTTTGGTAGCAATTATTGAGCAATATGCCGAAGTTGCCAGCCCGGTTGGTAGTGTTACTTTGGCGAAGCTTTTTAATGTTTCAAGTGCGACAATTCGTTCTGAAATGGCAAAACTTGAAGATCTTGGTTTAATTACACAACCACACACTTCTGCCGGGCGAATTCCAACCGATAAAGGTTATCGTTTCTATGTAAACCGTTTAACTGCTCAAAGCGAGGGCGAAGATGAACAAATTTTACTAAACGCTAATAATTCGAAAGATAGCTTACGCGGATTTCGGGCAATTTCTTCACGAGTTTCAGCTCAGAATGACCGCGCCGACCATGCAATTCGTTCAGCTGTAGATTCTTTAGTTGAACTTACTGGTAATCTTGGTCTTGCTACAATTGGCGATCAACTTTACATTAATGGAATTTATAATCTTTTTTCTCAGCCTGAATTTGAAAGTGGTGAAGCGGTCCAATCTGTTGCACAGCTTCTTGATAATCTTGAACCATGGCTTCGTGAAGTTACCCCAAATGAACCGCTCAATGTTTATATTGGCAGCGAGAATCCAATTGGTAAAAGTTCTGGTGCGAGTTTGATTATTTCAAAATTCGAAAGCCCATTTTCGGAAAATTCTTACATTGGTGTGCTTGGACCAACTCGTCAAAATTACGGAAAAGTGGTACGATTGGTTCAAAAGACAGGTGAATTTTTAGAAGAGATATTGTAG
- a CDS encoding fructose-bisphosphate aldolase class I — translation MKPTILSIGNATKDNFLDIQNQKIYKDELNDFHYDLTFDDSTLNYQKQAGVYGGTILSEKIFTAAHFKAFSSANPNGTSHFEYDEINSNLIDRFIVSYKGKSFILTSNPRSTKWVSPAFPPDLIYIADANFSQNYLTDFKKYLRENPNIELVFNVADLGPELAHEFFVRANLVFVDFRKQNLSDLIDYSSYENAIDSLIRTGVRGVVIFDGSKIVAGNKEKIASIETNFELNSFYQNNIFQAAFVAENFSNPSKLEENLQVSVTIANKSDFNDILKPFYAHQILNRKNYELPVDVLSNTPDIETRLHKTAAKLVTRPKGIFAADESGGNIHKKFETIRIEDTFENRRAYREMFFKTPDIENYLSGIILFEETTEQNTSEGINFVEYLKNRGILVGVKLDGGLQPLTGFEGETISLGLDSLVEKLQKYSKAGIDFAKWRVAFEIDEEKGTPSKAAIASNLRVLAQYAKACQNYGIVPIVEPEVVYSGKHTIKQCREVTEKILKKLFEELKIFKVDLKGTVLKTNMVLAGSENEIQSSSREVARETVSIFKKIVPKELAGIVFLSGGQTTTQATDNLQEITNLGPFDWGLTYSYARALQMPALQAWVGKPENVQQAQLLFLERVAANSHALYKN, via the coding sequence ATGAAACCGACGATTTTATCGATTGGAAATGCGACAAAAGATAACTTTTTAGACATTCAAAATCAAAAAATTTATAAAGATGAGCTCAATGATTTTCATTATGATCTAACTTTTGATGATTCAACTTTAAATTATCAAAAACAAGCTGGTGTTTATGGTGGAACAATTTTGAGTGAAAAAATCTTTACAGCAGCGCATTTTAAGGCTTTTTCAAGTGCGAATCCAAACGGTACTTCTCATTTCGAATATGATGAAATTAACAGCAATCTGATTGATCGATTTATAGTTTCGTATAAAGGCAAGAGTTTTATTTTAACCAGTAACCCTCGTAGCACAAAATGGGTTTCGCCAGCTTTTCCACCAGATTTAATTTATATTGCGGATGCTAATTTTTCGCAAAATTATCTGACAGATTTTAAAAAATATTTGCGCGAGAATCCAAATATTGAGCTTGTTTTTAATGTCGCCGATTTGGGTCCTGAGCTTGCGCATGAGTTTTTCGTTCGAGCGAATTTAGTTTTTGTAGATTTTCGAAAACAAAATTTAAGCGATCTAATTGATTATTCAAGTTATGAAAATGCGATAGATTCACTAATTAGAACTGGCGTGCGAGGCGTTGTTATTTTTGATGGCTCGAAAATAGTTGCTGGAAATAAAGAAAAAATTGCCAGTATTGAAACTAATTTTGAATTAAATTCGTTTTACCAGAATAATATTTTTCAGGCAGCTTTCGTTGCTGAAAATTTTTCGAATCCTTCAAAATTAGAAGAAAATTTGCAGGTTTCAGTTACGATTGCTAATAAATCTGATTTTAATGATATATTGAAGCCTTTTTATGCGCATCAAATTTTAAATCGCAAAAATTATGAATTACCTGTTGATGTTTTGAGTAATACGCCAGATATTGAAACACGATTGCACAAAACTGCTGCAAAATTAGTTACGCGGCCAAAAGGAATATTTGCTGCAGATGAGTCTGGCGGGAATATTCATAAAAAATTCGAAACGATTAGGATTGAAGATACTTTTGAAAATCGCCGAGCCTATCGTGAGATGTTTTTCAAAACACCAGATATTGAAAATTATTTAAGTGGAATTATTCTTTTTGAAGAGACAACCGAACAAAACACTTCTGAAGGTATTAATTTTGTTGAGTATTTGAAAAATCGCGGAATTTTGGTTGGTGTGAAACTTGACGGTGGTTTGCAGCCTTTAACTGGATTTGAAGGCGAGACGATTTCATTGGGACTTGATTCTTTGGTTGAAAAACTCCAAAAATATTCAAAAGCAGGAATTGATTTTGCGAAATGGCGAGTTGCTTTTGAAATTGATGAAGAAAAAGGAACGCCGAGCAAAGCTGCGATCGCTTCAAATTTGCGAGTTTTGGCACAATATGCTAAAGCCTGCCAGAATTATGGAATTGTACCAATCGTTGAGCCAGAGGTGGTTTATTCTGGGAAACACACTATTAAACAGTGCCGAGAAGTTACGGAAAAGATTCTTAAAAAGCTCTTTGAGGAACTAAAAATATTTAAGGTTGATCTTAAAGGAACAGTCTTGAAAACAAATATGGTTCTTGCTGGCTCTGAAAATGAAATTCAATCTTCTTCAAGAGAGGTTGCACGAGAAACCGTTTCTATTTTTAAGAAAATAGTTCCAAAAGAATTGGCAGGTATCGTATTCCTTTCTGGTGGACAAACCACAACTCAGGCAACTGATAATCTCCAAGAAATAACCAATCTCGGACCTTTTGACTGGGGATTGACCTATAGTTATGCGCGAGCTTTACAGATGCCAGCGCTTCAAGCTTGGGTTGGAAAACCAGAAAATGTTCAGCAAGCTCAGTTACTTTTCTTGGAGCGAGTCGCGGCAAATTCGCACGCTTTGTATAAGAATTAA
- a CDS encoding FAD-dependent oxidoreductase, producing MAKRKFDFDLIVLGSGAGGSAAANIAAKSGLNVAIVENDLFGGESPNYSDIPRAAISKVKKAFFEAKKAEKMGLRSANLTYNFPIISAWKKNVIERTGAHDNQKFFESMGIKTFRGEARFLTPNEISINQKHYSAKNFLIATGSKISIPDIKNIENVRYYTPKTIFDIARPPKSIFIVGGGAEAVEIAQILAIFGTKVYISEVSARLLPKEDEEVGITIENILVEESHVYVLPQTRVVAVQKDGLMKRVIFQRGGTEKFVRVDEILVVGERIPNTDIGLENAHIDFSKDGIAVNEFSQTSMKHIFAVGGVVNPQAQTAEILLESRTVAYNILHSRSKIEVKFPLSPRTISTWPEIATVGLTEDDCLKRDLKYKTAIAPLNLIAKSNVENFSSGFAKIICDRKGKIIGGSIVSPDAINLISQISLAIRNEMTAHDLAEIPQPFLSWSEIIRVAAHKIK from the coding sequence ATGGCTAAAAGAAAATTTGATTTTGATTTAATTGTTCTTGGAAGTGGAGCGGGTGGTTCGGCAGCAGCAAATATTGCAGCAAAATCCGGGCTAAATGTTGCGATTGTTGAAAATGATCTTTTTGGTGGTGAATCACCAAATTATAGTGATATTCCACGGGCGGCAATTTCGAAGGTTAAAAAAGCTTTTTTTGAGGCGAAAAAGGCTGAAAAAATGGGTCTACGCTCGGCAAATTTAACTTATAATTTTCCGATAATTTCTGCTTGGAAAAAAAATGTGATTGAACGAACCGGTGCTCATGATAATCAAAAATTTTTCGAAAGTATGGGGATTAAAACTTTTCGCGGTGAAGCCAGATTTTTAACTCCGAATGAGATTTCGATTAATCAAAAGCATTATTCAGCAAAGAATTTCTTGATTGCAACTGGTTCGAAAATCTCAATTCCAGATATTAAAAATATTGAAAATGTGCGATACTATACGCCGAAAACAATTTTTGATATTGCTCGCCCACCTAAAAGCATTTTTATTGTTGGTGGTGGAGCTGAGGCGGTTGAAATTGCTCAAATTTTGGCTATTTTTGGTACGAAAGTTTACATCAGTGAAGTTTCAGCACGACTTTTGCCAAAAGAAGACGAAGAAGTTGGAATTACTATTGAAAATATTTTAGTTGAAGAAAGTCATGTTTATGTTTTACCGCAAACTCGAGTGGTAGCAGTGCAAAAAGACGGCTTGATGAAGCGAGTGATCTTTCAACGAGGCGGAACCGAGAAATTTGTGCGAGTTGATGAAATTCTGGTTGTAGGTGAAAGAATACCTAATACAGACATAGGCTTAGAAAATGCCCATATTGATTTTTCGAAAGATGGAATTGCTGTAAATGAATTTTCGCAAACTTCTATGAAGCATATTTTTGCGGTTGGTGGCGTGGTTAATCCACAAGCTCAAACGGCAGAGATTCTCCTTGAAAGCCGAACGGTTGCTTATAATATTTTACATTCACGCTCAAAAATTGAGGTTAAGTTTCCGCTTTCGCCTCGTACAATTTCAACTTGGCCAGAAATTGCCACGGTTGGTTTAACTGAGGATGATTGTTTGAAGAGAGATTTAAAATATAAAACTGCAATTGCGCCACTTAATTTAATTGCAAAAAGTAATGTCGAGAATTTCAGTAGTGGATTTGCTAAAATTATTTGTGATAGGAAGGGAAAGATTATTGGCGGAAGTATTGTATCGCCAGATGCAATAAACTTGATTTCGCAGATTTCTTTGGCGATTCGAAATGAAATGACAGCACACGATTTAGCCGAAATCCCACAACCATTTTTAAGCTGGAGCGAGATTATTCGTGTGGCAGCCCATAAAATTAAATAA
- a CDS encoding helix-turn-helix transcriptional regulator, with protein sequence MKGQKMFNQNLQKLRAEKNISQEQLADKIGVSRQSVSAWESGKSSPELDKLIALSELFEISLDELTGEISTKKANFNKKEYEKSYQKIALIRALGMLILFTGLAIAAYFSGSTASFNVLAGVSLMLSLAISVPLLILAKNFDNSEIENLLDYTIKIDKFFSKNEIRQAKNIKNSSAMALVSTIFTAIATHQIIYHFSDLGINLANAIFMALLGIGISASTYGNSIFSKINNFYEIENKDEEKDSKIGFFAAIIMLSITAIYLTYSFITNNWESAELFYPVGGIAIAIYAIYVKKK encoded by the coding sequence ATGAAAGGACAAAAAATGTTTAATCAGAATTTACAAAAATTACGAGCCGAGAAAAATATCTCACAAGAGCAACTTGCTGATAAAATTGGCGTTTCGCGACAATCAGTTTCAGCCTGGGAGAGTGGCAAATCTTCCCCTGAACTTGACAAACTAATTGCCCTAAGCGAACTCTTCGAAATTAGTTTAGATGAACTAACCGGCGAAATTTCAACCAAAAAAGCCAATTTTAATAAAAAAGAATATGAGAAATCATATCAAAAAATTGCACTAATTCGTGCGCTTGGTATGCTTATTCTTTTTACCGGCCTTGCAATAGCAGCATATTTTTCAGGATCAACAGCAAGTTTTAATGTTTTAGCAGGGGTTAGCTTAATGCTATCCTTAGCAATATCAGTTCCCCTACTAATTTTAGCTAAAAATTTTGATAATTCAGAAATTGAAAACCTACTTGATTATACTATAAAAATTGACAAATTTTTTTCAAAAAATGAAATCAGACAAGCCAAAAATATTAAAAATAGCAGTGCTATGGCACTGGTATCAACAATTTTTACAGCTATAGCAACTCATCAAATAATTTATCATTTTTCTGATCTTGGCATTAATTTAGCTAATGCTATATTTATGGCCCTATTAGGAATTGGAATCTCAGCATCAACTTACGGAAATTCTATTTTTTCGAAAATTAATAACTTTTATGAAATCGAAAATAAAGATGAAGAAAAAGATTCAAAAATAGGATTTTTTGCGGCAATAATAATGCTTTCAATCACAGCAATTTATTTAACTTACAGTTTTATTACAAATAATTGGGAATCGGCTGAACTATTTTACCCGGTTGGCGGAATTGCAATTGCAATTTATGCTATTTACGTAAAAAAGAAATAA
- a CDS encoding nucleotide exchange factor GrpE: protein MEENNVLKNQDSVKDKKQSGFFKKDSKCEKLQAENSELKNDLQRTRADFENYRKNVEGRISNAQNLGEKKAILALIPMIDDIERAISHLPTELAENSWAQNVVKMSKNLEKNLSKLGVEKINSSKGVTFNPELHEAIQFDEESEGEEEIIVEELRAGYTLKGEVLRAAMVKVGRK, encoded by the coding sequence ATGGAAGAAAATAATGTATTGAAAAATCAAGATAGTGTAAAAGATAAGAAGCAATCAGGATTTTTTAAAAAAGATTCAAAGTGCGAAAAGCTTCAAGCAGAGAACTCAGAACTAAAAAATGATTTGCAGCGTACGCGTGCTGATTTTGAAAATTATCGCAAAAACGTTGAGGGCCGAATTTCGAATGCGCAAAATTTGGGCGAGAAAAAGGCAATTTTGGCATTGATTCCGATGATTGATGATATTGAGCGCGCAATTTCACATTTACCAACAGAATTGGCAGAAAATTCTTGGGCGCAAAATGTTGTAAAAATGAGCAAAAATTTGGAAAAAAATCTTTCAAAACTTGGAGTTGAAAAGATTAATTCTTCGAAAGGTGTTACTTTTAATCCGGAACTCCATGAAGCGATTCAGTTCGACGAAGAATCGGAAGGAGAAGAAGAAATTATTGTTGAAGAGCTTCGAGCAGGTTATACTTTAAAGGGTGAAGTTTTACGAGCAGCAATGGTAAAAGTTGGGCGAAAGTAG